In Fimbriimonadaceae bacterium, the genomic window GCCGCGATCGCGGAGTTTACAGACGCCAACCGAGCCTTCCAGGCGGCGACCACCATTCAAGCCGAGATTGAGGCGTTCAATGAGATTGGAAACCACCTGCGGAGCCCGTTCCAGACTCGGATCGCTCTCCATGCCGGGTTGCTGCACGGCGGTCTAGACCAGGTTCACTTCACCGACGTGATCGACGTGGCCGCCCACCTCGAAAAGCACTCGCCGGTGGGTGGTGTGGCGCTCACCGAGCCGGTTGCGGCCCAGCTGGACGGTGTGGTTCTCGAACGTCTATCCGAACCCGTCGACGGGTTCGCCGCCTACCGCTTCCTTCCTGTGCGGGAGACGGCCGTCAAGGCGTCTTGACGCCAAAGCGTCTATCATATCGGGCAAACGTCCGCGAAAGCTGGAACGTAGGAAGCGATGCGTATGAAATCCGAGTCTGATAGTCGCACCAGTGCGTTGGTCGACATCCAGAGCACGATCGATCAGCGGAATATTCCGATCGACAAGGTCGGCGTGCGGAACATCAAGTATCCGATCGTCGTTCTCGACCGAGCCAACGAGCGGCAGCACACGATTGGTACTTTCGAGCTTACGGTTGATCTTCCCCACCACTTCAAGGGAACTCACATGAGTCGGTTCCTCGAGGCGCTGAACGAGCATAAGCACGAAGTGACGATCCAGAGCGTTCCGAAGCTTCTGGAGAGTCTGCGGGATCGCCTTCATGCGAAATCCGCCCACATGGTGGTCGAGTTTCCGTTCTTCATGGTCAAGAAGGCCCCGGTCACCGGACGATCCGGAATGATGGAGTTCATGTGCGGGTTTTCCGCCGAGCTGAACGGTGACCTCGATGTCGAGATGATCGTCAAGGTTCCGGTCACCACGCTGTGCCCCTGCAGCAAGGAAATCAGCGAATATGGGGCGCACAACCAGCGCGGTCTGGTAACGGCACGGGTGAAGGCAAACGAGCACATCTGGTTGGAAGAGCTCATCGAGATGATCGAGTCTTCGGCTTCGTGTGCGCTCTATCCGGTGTTGAAGCGGCCTGATGAGAAGTTCGTCACCGAGCACGCCTACCAGAACCCGCGGTTCGTCGAGGACATGGTTCGGGAAGTGGCAGTCAAGTTCGACGCTGATATGCGAATCGACTCATACGAGATCGAGGTGGAGAACTTCGAGTCGATCCACGCCCACAATGCCTATGCCTATCTGAAGCGAGATCGGGCGAAGCTGGCCTAGTCGGAATTCGCCGGGTCAGCCGCCGGTTTTGCCCTGGTCCAGATTCACGATCGTGCCCATGAGGGTTTTTTCCGCGGTGCCGGCGTCGCCTAGCTGGAGCGCGCGGAGCGCCATCGTGACTTCTTGGGCTTCGGAAGTCCTACCTTGCTGAACCAAGAGTGCCTGCGTCTTTTGCAGGTCGGCAATCGCGGCAGCGGCGGTGATCTGCTGGGTCTTCAATCCCATGATCGTCTTCTCCACGGCTCGGCTGGCGGAGGCGATTTGGTAAGCCTGGGCGACCCTTGGATCGACCGGGGCTCCGTAGCGGGCCGCATCGGCGGTGAACTCGATGGTCAGATCCAAGTCTTGTCGTTCGCGCTTGCCGGTCTGGGTGTCGTCCCATACCACGCGTCCATGGGCGACCCGGTACCAGCCCAGCGGGTGGTTGGCGAAGTCCAGGTCCACCACCACCTGGATCGTCGAGCCACGCTCAACGTCGGTGAGCGGGATCGAAAAGGTTCGTTCGGTTGGAATCACGGAAAGTCCGGTTGCGCCGCGCAGGGACACCCACCGAGCCAATGACAGTTCGACGTCGAGGTTTCCGGCGGCAACCGTCATGAGCTTGTCGAGCTCCGTGCGGAAGATTTCCGGGATCAGCTCTGGGCGGGGAATGAAGTAGTAGTTGCCGCCCGCCTTCTTCGACATCGAGGCGAGGAGCTCCTCGTTGTAATCGGGTCCGAATCCTAGGAAGGTCACCGTGATGCCGCGCGCCTTTATATCGGCGGCGAGCTGGACGAGCGAGGCAAAATCCTTGATACCGGTGGTGGGGTCGCCGTCGGAGAGCACCACCATCCGGGTAGCTCGTCCGGCTGCTTCGGTCTGGCCGAGCTGCTGGGCGGCCATCGAGATTCCGCCATACAGGTCGGTGGTATTGCCCGCGGTTAGGCGACCGATGCCGTCCTTGATCGGCTGCTTATTGGTGACGCGCTGGGGCGGCATGAGCAGGTCGACGGTTTCTTCGAAGGTCACGATGCTGAGCACGTCGTTCGGAGAGAGCATGTCGACGACGTATTGGCAGGCCTGCTTGACGTATTCG contains:
- the folE2 gene encoding GTP cyclohydrolase FolE2; its protein translation is MKSESDSRTSALVDIQSTIDQRNIPIDKVGVRNIKYPIVVLDRANERQHTIGTFELTVDLPHHFKGTHMSRFLEALNEHKHEVTIQSVPKLLESLRDRLHAKSAHMVVEFPFFMVKKAPVTGRSGMMEFMCGFSAELNGDLDVEMIVKVPVTTLCPCSKEISEYGAHNQRGLVTARVKANEHIWLEELIEMIESSASCALYPVLKRPDEKFVTEHAYQNPRFVEDMVREVAVKFDADMRIDSYEIEVENFESIHAHNAYAYLKRDRAKLA